In the genome of Chaetodon auriga isolate fChaAug3 chromosome 15, fChaAug3.hap1, whole genome shotgun sequence, one region contains:
- the sc5d gene encoding lathosterol oxidase, which produces MDLVLNVADYYVLTPYVYPASWPEDGALRQIISLLVLTNLGAAVLYLGLGAISYYLIFDHNLKKHPHFLENQVQREIKYAMTSLPWISIPTVALFFAEVRGYSKLYDNVSESPLGWPGLFLSMISFLFFTDMCIYWIHRFLHHKLIYKLFHKPHHIWKIPTPFASHAFHPVDGFMQGLPYHIYPFLFPLHKVLYLALYIFVNIWTISIHDGDYRVPDALTSVINGSAHHTDHHLFFDYNYGQYFTLWDRVGGSYRHPSALMGKGPHDLIRKLQAEGKLGEDAAKAKGQANGHVQRDVSCKEE; this is translated from the exons ATGGATCTTGTGCTGAACGTTGCCGATTACTACGTCCTCACGCCGTACGTGTACCCGGCGTCGTGGCCTGAGGACGGCGCCCTGCGGCAGATCATCAGCCTGCTGGTGCTGACGAACCTGGGGGCCGCTGTCCTGTACCTGGGCCTGGGGGCCATCAGCTACTACCTCATCTTTGACCACAACCTGAAGAAACACCCACACTTCTTAGAG AATCAGGTTCAGAGGGAGATCAAGTACGCCATGACGTCTCTTCCCTGGATCAGCATTCCCACGGTGGCCTTGTTTTTCGCCGAGGTTCGGGGTTACAGCAAACTGTATGATAATGTCAGCGAATCTCCGCTGG GTTGGCCCGGGCTCTTCCTAAGTATGAtctccttcctgtttttcaCTGACATGTGCATCTACTGGATTCATCGCTTCCTGCATCATAAGCTTATTTACAAG CTGTTTCACAAACCACACCACATATGGAAGATCCCCACGCCCTTTGCCAGCCACGCCTTCCACCCAGTGGACGGCTTCATGCAAGGACTCCCGTACCACATCTACCCGttcctcttccccctccacAAGGTCCTTTACTTGGCTCTGTACATTTTCGTCAACATTTGGACCATCTCCATCCACGACGGTGACTACCGTGTCCCCGATGCTCTGACGAGCGTCATCAACGGCTCCGCTCACCACACCGACCACCACCTCTTCTTCGACTACAACTACGGCCAATACTTCACTCTGTGGGACCGCGTGGGAGGCTCCTACAGGCACCCATCAGCCCTGATGGGCAAAGGTCCCCACGACCTGATCCGGAAGCTTCAAGCAGAGGGAAAACTCGGAGAAGACGCGGCGAAGGCTAAAGGGCAAGCGAATGGACACGTTCAGAGGGATGTCAGCTGTAAGGAGGAGTGA
- the plekhb1 gene encoding pleckstrin homology domain-containing family B member 1 codes for MALLRSGWLWRQTSVLKRWKLNWCDLWIDGSLCFYKTDSRRELEHRISLKTTCVDVKSGLECGALTPPESNPRENRIMVQLRDGSSVNLCANSEDESIAWKLTLLETRRNPVFTYDPYDDSYQAVPISSYHTVYITPGAGPGTHQVIVQRDPFDGLMEQVAVGLLAGMAAGTAMRSFLWMPFFFC; via the exons ATGGCGCTTCTGAGGTCAGGCTGGCTGTGGAGACAGA cttctgtccTGAAGCGCTGGAAGTTGAACTGGTGTGACCTTTGGATCGATGGGAGTCTTTGCTTCTACAAGACGGACAGCAGGCGGGAGCTGGAGCACCGCATCAGCCTCAAGACGACGTGTGTGGACGTGAAGTCTGGCCTGGAATGTGGAG CTTTGACTCCACCGGAGAGCAACCCCAGAGAGAACCGCATCATGGTCCAGCTGAGGGACGGCTCATCGGTCAACCTGTGCGCCAACAGTGAGGATGAATCCAT AGCCTGGAAGCTGACCCTGCTGGAGACCAGGAGGAACCCG GTGTTCACATACGACCCGTACGATGACTCCTACCAGGCCGTCCCCATCAGCAGCTACCACACCGTCTACATCACACCTGGAGCGGGGCCAG GAACCCACCAGGTGATTGTCCAGAGGGACCCGTTTGATGGACTGATGGAGCAGGTGGCCGTGGGATTGCTGGCAGGCATGGCGGCAGGGACGGCCATGCGATCCTTCCTCTGGATGCCGTTCTTTTTCTGCTGA
- the mks1 gene encoding tectonic-like complex member MKS1 isoform X2 translates to MADCWNTDTGEAVFRSRDVVKNLRIKVRIERVTSTAALSQHLQQQILSQQDRGAIELETLTSQGQTGDNEEEIVVGWQEKLFSQYEMELFQNEAACQTPLDRQYHTEVKALNKNKGRRNHRIFTYTDHDRYTDCLPFHQLHSTELLTTTKSSPTFLAERMASVRHRRQDRRTMDCSIPKTKIINWEPTEEFVKSSHVVNSTMQTMHIMGDLSPPGRLGQKENECLLVTIKTDGCGTVIIKPDFNKGKEPYRIVTNGEKREVWRLSVENVSKAMKPEEQEREQNMYKDLYVRHKEYLNSLVGQDFEMPPVGILRYLMNGEIVAAKGFEYDNLYIHFFMELPNNWSSLPFQSLSGVTQTCRTRTLGQENVAFFSFPFSFEAFYMCEKESEESVPQWPVLYFKVLSLDSWQRYRTEGYGYLLFPATPGKHTVTCHTWRPLQTGTVSALRRFFIGGSAELEDLSYVRVPGTFKGERLSRFGFCTETTGSVTFNLHCVQQARAFVDAALLKKRRQKVFDQLGGFSQQGAVCTILEAFQRARRKMQEAREALPRDLINNTSQLQIQSSA, encoded by the exons ATGGCAGACTGTTGGAACACAGACACCGGAGAAGCCGTGTTTCGGTCCCGGGATGTTGTCAAAAACCTGAGAATAAA GGTGCGCATAGAGAGGGTGacctccacagcagccctgtccCAGCACCTCCAACAGCAAATTCTGTCCCAGCAAGACAGAGGAGCCATTGAGCTGGAAACCCTCACCTCTCAAGGACAGACAG GTGATAATGAGGAGGAGATAGTGGTCGGCTGGCAGGAGAAGCTCTTCAGTCAG TATGAGATGGAGCTGTTCCAGAACGAGGCGGCATGTCAGACCCCTCTGGACCGTCAGTACCACACAGAAGTCAAGGCCCTGAACAAGAACAAGGGCCGACGAAATCACAGAATTTTCACGTACACTGATCACGACCGTTACACAGACTGTCTCCCATTCCACCAACTG CACTCCACTGAATTATTGACCACAACCAAATCCAGCCCCACATTCCTGGCCGAAAGGATGGCGAGCGTGAGGCACAGGCGGCAGGACAGACGCACCAT GGATTGTAGCATCCCGAAGACAAAGATCATCAACTGGGAGCCCACAGAGGAGTTTGTAAAGAGCAGTCATGTGGTGAATAGTACCATGCAGACCATGCACATCATGGGAGACCTGAGTCCCCCTGGGAG GCTGGGCCAGAAGGAGAACGAATGTTTGCTGGTGACCATAAAAACAGATGGCTGTGGAACAGTCATCATAAAACCTGACTTCAACAAGGGCAAAGAGCCCTACAG gattGTGACaaatggggagaagagagaagTTTGGCGTCTCTCTGTGGAGAACGTGTCCAAAGCCATGAAGCCGGAGGAACAGGAGAGGGAGCAGAACATGTACAAAGAC CTGTACGTACGACACAAGGAGTACCTCAACAGCCTCGTTGGACAGGACTTTGAAATG cctcctgtGGGTATCCTGCGTTACCTGATGAATGGAGAGATAG TCGCAGCCAAAGGTTTTGAATATGATAACTTATACATCCACTTCTTCATGGAACTGCCCAACA ATTGGTCCAGTTTGCCGTTTCAGTCCCTCTCAGGTGTCACTCAGACCTGCAGGACCAGAACATTAGGCCAG GAAAATGTGGCTTTCTTCAGTTTCCCCTTCAGCTTTGAGGCTTTCTACATGTGTGAGAAGGAGAGCGAGG AGTCCGTTCCTCAGTGGCCTGTGCTCTACTTCAAGGTTCTCTCTCTGGACTCGTGGCAGCGCTATCGAACCGAAGGCTACGGCTATCTGCTTTTTCCTGCCACGCCCG GTAAACACACCGTCACATGCCACACCTGGAGACCCCTTCAGACGGGGACAGTCTCCGCACTGCGGCGTTTCTTCATCGGGGGGTCTGCGGAGCTTGAAGACCTCAGCTATGTCAGAGTCCCGGGGACCTTCAAG ggagagaggCTGAGCCGCTTTGGCTTTTGCACTGAAACCACAGGAAGCGTCACCTTTAATTTGCACTGCGTGCAGCAGGCCAG AGCCTTCGTTGATGCCGCcctgctgaagaagaggaggcagaaagtTTTCGACCAGCTGGGAGGATTCAGCCAGCAGGGAGCAGTTTGCACCATCCTGG aGGCCTTTCAGAGAGCCAGGAGGAAGATGCAAGAGGCCCGAGAGGCTCTTCCCCGAGATCTCATCAACAACACGTCCCAGCTACAGATCCAGTCCTCTGCTTAG
- the mks1 gene encoding tectonic-like complex member MKS1 isoform X3 — translation MADCWNTDTGEAVFRSRDVVKNLRIKVRIERVTSTAALSQHLQQQILSQQDRGAIELETLTSQGQTGDNEEEIVVGWQEKLFSQYEMELFQNEAACQTPLDRQYHTEVKALNKNKGRRNHRIFTYTDHDRYTDCLPFHQLQHSTELLTTTKSSPTFLAERMASVRHRRQDRRTMDCSIPKTKIINWEPTEEFVKSSHVVNSTMQTMHIMGDLSPPGRLGQKENECLLVTIKTDGCGTVIIKPDFNKGKEPYRIVTNGEKREVWRLSVENVSKAMKPEEQEREQNMYKDLYVRHKEYLNSLVGQDFEMPPVGILRYLMNGEIDWSSLPFQSLSGVTQTCRTRTLGQENVAFFSFPFSFEAFYMCEKESEESVPQWPVLYFKVLSLDSWQRYRTEGYGYLLFPATPGKHTVTCHTWRPLQTGTVSALRRFFIGGSAELEDLSYVRVPGTFKGERLSRFGFCTETTGSVTFNLHCVQQARAFVDAALLKKRRQKVFDQLGGFSQQGAVCTILEAFQRARRKMQEAREALPRDLINNTSQLQIQSSA, via the exons ATGGCAGACTGTTGGAACACAGACACCGGAGAAGCCGTGTTTCGGTCCCGGGATGTTGTCAAAAACCTGAGAATAAA GGTGCGCATAGAGAGGGTGacctccacagcagccctgtccCAGCACCTCCAACAGCAAATTCTGTCCCAGCAAGACAGAGGAGCCATTGAGCTGGAAACCCTCACCTCTCAAGGACAGACAG GTGATAATGAGGAGGAGATAGTGGTCGGCTGGCAGGAGAAGCTCTTCAGTCAG TATGAGATGGAGCTGTTCCAGAACGAGGCGGCATGTCAGACCCCTCTGGACCGTCAGTACCACACAGAAGTCAAGGCCCTGAACAAGAACAAGGGCCGACGAAATCACAGAATTTTCACGTACACTGATCACGACCGTTACACAGACTGTCTCCCATTCCACCAACTG CAGCACTCCACTGAATTATTGACCACAACCAAATCCAGCCCCACATTCCTGGCCGAAAGGATGGCGAGCGTGAGGCACAGGCGGCAGGACAGACGCACCAT GGATTGTAGCATCCCGAAGACAAAGATCATCAACTGGGAGCCCACAGAGGAGTTTGTAAAGAGCAGTCATGTGGTGAATAGTACCATGCAGACCATGCACATCATGGGAGACCTGAGTCCCCCTGGGAG GCTGGGCCAGAAGGAGAACGAATGTTTGCTGGTGACCATAAAAACAGATGGCTGTGGAACAGTCATCATAAAACCTGACTTCAACAAGGGCAAAGAGCCCTACAG gattGTGACaaatggggagaagagagaagTTTGGCGTCTCTCTGTGGAGAACGTGTCCAAAGCCATGAAGCCGGAGGAACAGGAGAGGGAGCAGAACATGTACAAAGAC CTGTACGTACGACACAAGGAGTACCTCAACAGCCTCGTTGGACAGGACTTTGAAATG cctcctgtGGGTATCCTGCGTTACCTGATGAATGGAGAGATAG ATTGGTCCAGTTTGCCGTTTCAGTCCCTCTCAGGTGTCACTCAGACCTGCAGGACCAGAACATTAGGCCAG GAAAATGTGGCTTTCTTCAGTTTCCCCTTCAGCTTTGAGGCTTTCTACATGTGTGAGAAGGAGAGCGAGG AGTCCGTTCCTCAGTGGCCTGTGCTCTACTTCAAGGTTCTCTCTCTGGACTCGTGGCAGCGCTATCGAACCGAAGGCTACGGCTATCTGCTTTTTCCTGCCACGCCCG GTAAACACACCGTCACATGCCACACCTGGAGACCCCTTCAGACGGGGACAGTCTCCGCACTGCGGCGTTTCTTCATCGGGGGGTCTGCGGAGCTTGAAGACCTCAGCTATGTCAGAGTCCCGGGGACCTTCAAG ggagagaggCTGAGCCGCTTTGGCTTTTGCACTGAAACCACAGGAAGCGTCACCTTTAATTTGCACTGCGTGCAGCAGGCCAG AGCCTTCGTTGATGCCGCcctgctgaagaagaggaggcagaaagtTTTCGACCAGCTGGGAGGATTCAGCCAGCAGGGAGCAGTTTGCACCATCCTGG aGGCCTTTCAGAGAGCCAGGAGGAAGATGCAAGAGGCCCGAGAGGCTCTTCCCCGAGATCTCATCAACAACACGTCCCAGCTACAGATCCAGTCCTCTGCTTAG
- the mks1 gene encoding tectonic-like complex member MKS1 isoform X1, giving the protein MADCWNTDTGEAVFRSRDVVKNLRIKVRIERVTSTAALSQHLQQQILSQQDRGAIELETLTSQGQTGDNEEEIVVGWQEKLFSQYEMELFQNEAACQTPLDRQYHTEVKALNKNKGRRNHRIFTYTDHDRYTDCLPFHQLQHSTELLTTTKSSPTFLAERMASVRHRRQDRRTMDCSIPKTKIINWEPTEEFVKSSHVVNSTMQTMHIMGDLSPPGRLGQKENECLLVTIKTDGCGTVIIKPDFNKGKEPYRIVTNGEKREVWRLSVENVSKAMKPEEQEREQNMYKDLYVRHKEYLNSLVGQDFEMPPVGILRYLMNGEIVAAKGFEYDNLYIHFFMELPNNWSSLPFQSLSGVTQTCRTRTLGQENVAFFSFPFSFEAFYMCEKESEESVPQWPVLYFKVLSLDSWQRYRTEGYGYLLFPATPGKHTVTCHTWRPLQTGTVSALRRFFIGGSAELEDLSYVRVPGTFKGERLSRFGFCTETTGSVTFNLHCVQQARAFVDAALLKKRRQKVFDQLGGFSQQGAVCTILEAFQRARRKMQEAREALPRDLINNTSQLQIQSSA; this is encoded by the exons ATGGCAGACTGTTGGAACACAGACACCGGAGAAGCCGTGTTTCGGTCCCGGGATGTTGTCAAAAACCTGAGAATAAA GGTGCGCATAGAGAGGGTGacctccacagcagccctgtccCAGCACCTCCAACAGCAAATTCTGTCCCAGCAAGACAGAGGAGCCATTGAGCTGGAAACCCTCACCTCTCAAGGACAGACAG GTGATAATGAGGAGGAGATAGTGGTCGGCTGGCAGGAGAAGCTCTTCAGTCAG TATGAGATGGAGCTGTTCCAGAACGAGGCGGCATGTCAGACCCCTCTGGACCGTCAGTACCACACAGAAGTCAAGGCCCTGAACAAGAACAAGGGCCGACGAAATCACAGAATTTTCACGTACACTGATCACGACCGTTACACAGACTGTCTCCCATTCCACCAACTG CAGCACTCCACTGAATTATTGACCACAACCAAATCCAGCCCCACATTCCTGGCCGAAAGGATGGCGAGCGTGAGGCACAGGCGGCAGGACAGACGCACCAT GGATTGTAGCATCCCGAAGACAAAGATCATCAACTGGGAGCCCACAGAGGAGTTTGTAAAGAGCAGTCATGTGGTGAATAGTACCATGCAGACCATGCACATCATGGGAGACCTGAGTCCCCCTGGGAG GCTGGGCCAGAAGGAGAACGAATGTTTGCTGGTGACCATAAAAACAGATGGCTGTGGAACAGTCATCATAAAACCTGACTTCAACAAGGGCAAAGAGCCCTACAG gattGTGACaaatggggagaagagagaagTTTGGCGTCTCTCTGTGGAGAACGTGTCCAAAGCCATGAAGCCGGAGGAACAGGAGAGGGAGCAGAACATGTACAAAGAC CTGTACGTACGACACAAGGAGTACCTCAACAGCCTCGTTGGACAGGACTTTGAAATG cctcctgtGGGTATCCTGCGTTACCTGATGAATGGAGAGATAG TCGCAGCCAAAGGTTTTGAATATGATAACTTATACATCCACTTCTTCATGGAACTGCCCAACA ATTGGTCCAGTTTGCCGTTTCAGTCCCTCTCAGGTGTCACTCAGACCTGCAGGACCAGAACATTAGGCCAG GAAAATGTGGCTTTCTTCAGTTTCCCCTTCAGCTTTGAGGCTTTCTACATGTGTGAGAAGGAGAGCGAGG AGTCCGTTCCTCAGTGGCCTGTGCTCTACTTCAAGGTTCTCTCTCTGGACTCGTGGCAGCGCTATCGAACCGAAGGCTACGGCTATCTGCTTTTTCCTGCCACGCCCG GTAAACACACCGTCACATGCCACACCTGGAGACCCCTTCAGACGGGGACAGTCTCCGCACTGCGGCGTTTCTTCATCGGGGGGTCTGCGGAGCTTGAAGACCTCAGCTATGTCAGAGTCCCGGGGACCTTCAAG ggagagaggCTGAGCCGCTTTGGCTTTTGCACTGAAACCACAGGAAGCGTCACCTTTAATTTGCACTGCGTGCAGCAGGCCAG AGCCTTCGTTGATGCCGCcctgctgaagaagaggaggcagaaagtTTTCGACCAGCTGGGAGGATTCAGCCAGCAGGGAGCAGTTTGCACCATCCTGG aGGCCTTTCAGAGAGCCAGGAGGAAGATGCAAGAGGCCCGAGAGGCTCTTCCCCGAGATCTCATCAACAACACGTCCCAGCTACAGATCCAGTCCTCTGCTTAG